The Pedosphaera parvula Ellin514 genome has a segment encoding these proteins:
- a CDS encoding FlgD immunoglobulin-like domain containing protein: MNPQKGSISSLLTGLAIMMAAVSVSPNARANVYATNIKLNGALSNANVAQGSGVTISYILNEPATLGTTLKIMSGATVVRTYSFASGSAGALLGMNTVSWDGKNTGGSSVAAGAYSVSITAAASGFTNWTQTSIDSSNTAAVFPHGIAVDNNTNSPYYGRIVLGNSTSATQHGVAQLTGLYKMNADGSPADEGSFGYAGYTTNDSGNVDIGQMSRLGENGFHNNLSPYTVRIGEDDRIYFSDNSAAGAVIACDILATTNQLVINEGSGNAGTGLAPSGGYPNSPNNYSQCPLGGLLDQSGWGVRVFDVTGTTTTNAAVWLDDYGDYHSWGIWMFHMTNGAADPADNVGTQAVATGGDVGLVVGSGVTVDNNLDIFVSQNRSGVAAFDNRSFLFTNWNGGTLPPEGQGSAFAELTGSAWAVGSLDNSLCSISDTVINSRINPTMVALPMFAGQAGTTSGGIRLLNTADGSVLTVTNDTGITQTLTNLDYPNQYSCAAWDNVGNLYGASTTTNYWRVWSPPGTNQATTVAVETINVIIPTVITKITVSGSTVTINFTAPDGLATAFTLLGSSTVAPASGYLPVSGATITRLSAGLFQATASTSGSTQFYRIQK; this comes from the coding sequence ATGAATCCACAAAAAGGATCAATTAGTTCACTCCTCACGGGGCTAGCCATCATGATGGCGGCCGTATCCGTCTCTCCCAATGCGCGCGCCAATGTTTACGCGACAAACATCAAATTGAACGGGGCATTGTCCAATGCCAACGTAGCTCAAGGCTCAGGTGTCACCATCAGCTATATCCTGAATGAGCCTGCGACCTTGGGGACCACCCTCAAGATCATGTCCGGGGCCACTGTAGTGCGCACCTACAGTTTTGCGTCGGGCAGCGCCGGCGCACTTCTGGGTATGAACACTGTAAGCTGGGATGGCAAGAATACGGGCGGGAGCAGCGTGGCCGCCGGGGCCTATTCCGTCAGCATCACCGCGGCGGCCAGTGGTTTCACGAATTGGACCCAGACCAGCATTGACTCGAGCAACACAGCGGCCGTTTTTCCTCACGGTATCGCAGTTGATAACAATACCAACAGCCCGTATTATGGACGCATCGTGTTGGGTAACTCAACTAGTGCCACACAACACGGCGTCGCACAACTGACTGGCCTATACAAAATGAACGCAGACGGGTCTCCTGCTGACGAAGGATCCTTCGGCTATGCGGGATATACCACGAACGATTCAGGCAATGTTGACATCGGACAAATGTCCAGGCTCGGAGAAAACGGGTTCCACAACAACCTTAGTCCCTATACCGTAAGAATCGGGGAAGACGATAGAATCTACTTTTCTGATAATAGCGCTGCGGGCGCAGTCATTGCTTGCGACATCCTTGCGACAACGAATCAGCTGGTGATCAATGAAGGTTCCGGCAACGCTGGCACCGGCCTTGCACCCAGCGGTGGATATCCCAACTCCCCGAATAATTATAGCCAATGTCCGCTGGGAGGCCTTCTGGATCAATCCGGCTGGGGTGTCCGAGTATTCGATGTTACCGGCACTACCACCACTAACGCGGCGGTCTGGCTTGATGACTATGGTGATTACCACTCCTGGGGTATTTGGATGTTCCACATGACCAACGGCGCAGCTGATCCGGCTGACAATGTAGGAACGCAGGCCGTGGCAACCGGCGGAGACGTTGGCCTCGTAGTTGGGTCTGGTGTCACCGTTGACAACAATCTTGACATTTTCGTTTCTCAAAATCGCTCTGGTGTCGCTGCTTTCGACAACAGAAGCTTTCTTTTCACCAATTGGAATGGTGGCACCCTTCCTCCTGAAGGCCAAGGCTCTGCCTTTGCAGAACTTACAGGATCGGCTTGGGCCGTTGGAAGCCTGGATAATTCGCTTTGCAGCATTTCCGACACTGTCATCAACTCCCGAATAAACCCCACAATGGTGGCCCTTCCCATGTTTGCTGGCCAAGCCGGCACAACCTCAGGTGGCATCCGTTTGCTCAACACTGCGGATGGTTCTGTCTTGACTGTCACGAATGATACCGGGATCACTCAGACATTAACCAATCTTGATTATCCCAATCAATATAGCTGCGCGGCTTGGGACAATGTTGGCAACCTCTATGGGGCCTCCACAACAACCAATTATTGGCGCGTCTGGTCGCCGCCCGGAACCAACCAGGCCACCACCGTGGCTGTGGAAACGATCAATGTGATCATTCCAACTGTGATCACAAAGATCACCGTGAGCGGCAGCACTGTTACAATTAACTTCACCGCGCCTGACGGTTTGGCGACTGCCTTTACTCTTTTAGGCTCTTCAACGGTCGCTCCAGCGAGCGGTTATTTGCCAGTGAGCGGCGCGACCATCACCCGGCTTAGCGCCGGTTTATTTCAGGCAACTGCAAGCACAAGCGGTTCAACTCAGTTTTATCGCATTCAGAAGTAA
- a CDS encoding alpha/beta hydrolase, producing MNSSRFVAIVLLASICCLRVSGADAPEVIQLWPKGAPGEQGNIGEEKDASKPNEGLVAGKPVIRLGNVSNPTLTVYRPSKEKDTGAAVVVCPGGGYRILALDLEGSEVCEWLNSLGVTAALLKYRVPVRAGQERYAAPLQDAQRALGIIRSHAKEWNLNPKHIGILGFSAGGHLSATASNNYLKRTYDTIDAADEVSCRPDFTLLVYPAYLTAKEDPYQLAAEVCVTSNTPPAFILQTEDDAVKVECSLAYAMALKKSKVPMELHIYPVGGHGYGMRPTDKPVTHWPMLAEQWLRNSGFLTKEQTK from the coding sequence ATGAATTCCTCCCGGTTTGTTGCCATCGTTCTCCTGGCTTCCATCTGTTGTTTGCGAGTTTCTGGCGCGGATGCCCCCGAAGTCATCCAGCTCTGGCCCAAAGGCGCTCCGGGTGAGCAAGGAAACATTGGTGAGGAAAAGGATGCATCGAAGCCGAACGAAGGCTTGGTGGCGGGAAAGCCTGTCATCCGGTTGGGGAACGTCTCCAATCCCACGCTTACAGTTTATCGGCCATCCAAAGAGAAGGACACCGGTGCTGCGGTCGTGGTCTGTCCAGGCGGTGGCTACCGCATTTTGGCATTGGATCTCGAAGGCTCCGAAGTCTGCGAATGGCTTAACTCCCTTGGGGTGACCGCTGCACTGCTAAAATATCGTGTTCCCGTCCGCGCTGGCCAGGAGCGATATGCAGCGCCTTTACAGGATGCTCAACGTGCTCTTGGTATTATTCGTTCGCACGCGAAGGAATGGAATTTGAATCCCAAACACATCGGCATTCTCGGTTTCTCCGCGGGTGGTCATCTGTCTGCGACCGCGAGCAACAATTATCTAAAGCGCACTTACGATACGATTGATGCTGCCGATGAAGTCAGTTGCCGCCCCGACTTCACCCTGCTGGTTTATCCCGCTTATCTGACCGCCAAAGAAGACCCGTACCAGCTTGCCGCGGAGGTTTGCGTCACGAGCAACACGCCTCCTGCGTTCATTCTCCAAACCGAAGATGATGCGGTGAAGGTGGAGTGCAGCCTGGCTTATGCCATGGCTCTCAAGAAGTCCAAAGTGCCGATGGAGTTGCACATTTATCCTGTGGGCGGTCATGGCTACGGCATGCGGCCCACGGATAAGCCCGTCACCCATTGGCCCATGCTCGCGGAACAATGGCTGCGCAATTCTGGATTTTTAACAAAAGAGCAAACGAAATAA
- a CDS encoding GNAT family N-acetyltransferase encodes MKTERLTLREIIPEDVPEVFNIFSHPEVMRYYDMEALTEPHQALEVIARFTDRYHKEVGIRWGITLKHSGEVIGTCGLVRKPHNRSAVLGYDLAAEFWGQGIMTEALRPLLTYAFDREVNRIEAMTHTQNTASQKVLTKLGFRTEGILRDYFYFKGEFFDLQCFSLLKKDFEI; translated from the coding sequence TTGAAAACAGAGCGCCTCACCCTGCGGGAAATTATTCCTGAAGATGTGCCGGAGGTGTTTAACATCTTCTCCCATCCCGAGGTGATGCGATACTACGATATGGAAGCACTCACAGAGCCGCATCAGGCACTGGAGGTGATAGCCAGGTTCACGGATCGATATCACAAGGAAGTGGGAATTCGCTGGGGAATTACCTTGAAGCATTCTGGAGAGGTGATCGGCACCTGCGGTCTGGTTCGGAAGCCGCATAATCGCTCAGCAGTTTTGGGTTATGATCTGGCAGCTGAATTCTGGGGACAGGGCATTATGACAGAGGCGTTGAGGCCTCTGCTGACGTACGCCTTCGATCGAGAAGTGAATCGCATTGAAGCCATGACGCACACACAAAATACAGCTTCTCAAAAAGTGCTGACGAAGCTGGGCTTCCGGACGGAAGGCATTTTGCGGGATTACTTTTATTTCAAAGGCGAATTCTTCGATTTACAATGCTTTTCACTGCTGAAAAAGGACTTCGAAATATAA
- a CDS encoding sulfatase: MRFLLSLLLMAVFCLSTKAANKPNIVFILADDLGYTDVACYGSKYYETPNIDKLAKDGIKFTDGHTCGPNCQPTRASLMSGQYGPRTGVYTVGSIDRFAWQTRSLHPVENVTKLPLDKITLAQSLKKAGYATGMFGKWHLGEDKEHHPAQRGFDEALVSMGVHFDFVTNPKVDYPKDEYLADFLTDKALDFIKRHKDEPFFLYLPHYAVHKPLQAKKELIQKFSAKQGVDGHHNPTYAAMIASVDESVGRVVALLDELKLSDNTLVIFSSDNGGVGGYQREGIKKAGDVTDNNPLRGGKGMLYEGGHRVPYIFRWPGKIPAGKVCDQPIISIDLYPTLLELAGAKAPEKYPLDGTSYLKVLKSGGMKKLNRDAIYWHFPGYLGAGADTWRTLPVGVVRCGDWKLMEFFEDHRLELYNLREDLGETNNLAAKMPEKAQELEKKLVAWQKEVQAPMPTAITEKDKVGRKKKKKAAGDDE; the protein is encoded by the coding sequence ATGCGATTTCTCCTCAGTTTGCTTTTGATGGCAGTCTTTTGTCTTTCAACAAAAGCAGCCAACAAACCAAACATCGTTTTCATCCTCGCAGATGATTTGGGCTACACCGACGTCGCATGCTACGGCAGCAAGTATTACGAGACGCCGAACATCGACAAATTGGCGAAGGACGGCATCAAGTTCACTGATGGTCATACCTGCGGGCCGAATTGTCAGCCAACACGTGCTTCACTGATGAGCGGCCAATATGGTCCGCGCACGGGTGTTTATACCGTTGGCAGTATTGATCGCTTCGCATGGCAAACGCGTTCGCTGCATCCGGTGGAAAACGTGACCAAGCTGCCGCTGGATAAGATCACGCTGGCACAATCCCTCAAGAAGGCAGGCTATGCGACGGGCATGTTTGGCAAATGGCATTTGGGGGAAGACAAGGAACATCATCCGGCACAGCGTGGGTTTGACGAAGCCCTCGTGAGCATGGGGGTTCACTTTGACTTTGTAACCAATCCGAAGGTGGATTATCCCAAGGACGAATATCTGGCGGATTTCCTGACGGATAAGGCGCTGGATTTCATCAAACGGCACAAGGATGAACCTTTTTTCCTGTACCTTCCGCACTACGCCGTACACAAACCTCTGCAGGCAAAAAAGGAACTGATCCAGAAGTTTAGTGCCAAGCAGGGTGTAGATGGTCACCACAACCCCACTTATGCGGCGATGATTGCCAGCGTGGACGAGAGTGTGGGCCGCGTGGTGGCATTATTGGATGAATTGAAACTCTCCGATAACACGCTTGTGATTTTCTCAAGTGATAATGGCGGCGTGGGTGGCTACCAAAGGGAAGGCATCAAGAAAGCGGGTGATGTGACCGATAACAATCCGTTGCGCGGTGGGAAGGGGATGCTTTATGAGGGCGGGCATCGAGTGCCTTATATCTTCCGTTGGCCGGGCAAAATTCCGGCCGGGAAAGTGTGCGATCAGCCGATCATCAGCATCGATTTGTATCCGACGTTGCTGGAGCTGGCAGGAGCCAAAGCCCCGGAAAAATATCCACTGGATGGCACGAGTTATTTAAAAGTGCTGAAAAGTGGTGGCATGAAGAAGCTGAATCGTGATGCCATATATTGGCATTTTCCCGGTTATTTGGGGGCGGGCGCGGACACGTGGAGGACCCTGCCTGTCGGCGTGGTTCGCTGTGGCGATTGGAAATTGATGGAGTTTTTCGAGGATCATCGTCTGGAGCTTTACAACTTGCGTGAGGATCTCGGCGAGACAAACAATCTTGCCGCGAAGATGCCGGAGAAGGCCCAGGAACTGGAAAAGAAGTTGGTTGCCTGGCAAAAAGAGGTCCAGGCACCGATGCCAACTGCCATAACCGAGAAGGACAAGGTTGGCAGGAAAAAGAAGAAGAAAGCTGCGGGCGATGACGAATAG
- a CDS encoding U32 family peptidase produces MPTQDTILDTSRRDSSSASVPPCPELLAPAGDWECAKAAVENGADAIYFGLERFNARMRAHNFTEADLPKLMEFLHLRGVKGYVTFNTLVFANEMADAEQYLRSIISAGVDAAIVQDVGICRLIRELSPDFPIHGSTQMTITSAGGVEFARDLGCNLVVLARECSIKEIEKIQAAQSATETSAVSALPLEVFVHGALCVAYSGQCLTSESLGGRSANRGECAQACRMPYELVSDGKNVPLGDKRYLLSPQDLAGLEVLPDLIRTGMSSLKIEGRLKAPEYVANITRVYRQALDRVYKELMGGEAPESSHAAKLMQQINSESRYNLEMGFSRGLYTGWFRGINNQELAHARFGKKRGVYLGEVGRIQGERIALKLKAPLKPGDGVVFDAGHPDQDEEGGRVYTVDVRGQESLIGFGHGDVNFRRVHIGDKLWKTNDPELDRKLRQSFEGEKPQFQRPISFEVHGLAGKPMTLIVRDEVGNVVKAESTMPMEVAQNQPLSTERLREQLGRLGGTPFVLGELKNHLSGSVMLPVSELNKLRREVVIELERLRVQPKRWTLNAVTEAAANLSLPDQSSRAGNTDKTSELIVLARNLEQLDAALKCGVQTLYCEFEDPKKYREAVSLVHCASGCAAPNRTIWVAPPRIFKMGEEWIMKIVRSSNADGYLVRNYDHLNYFADCRRTGDFSLNIANRLTADYFKNRFGLERVTASYDLNFTQLEALLKSAPPEWFEITIHQHMPMFHMEHCVFCAFLSEGTDYSNCGRPCDKHDVKLRDRVGAEHPLKADAGCRNTVFNSLAQTGAEYVARMMALGARHFRIEFLNETPEQVVQTITKYRQLLRGEIEGAQLYRELKLLNQLGVTRGQMAG; encoded by the coding sequence ATGCCAACACAAGACACAATTTTAGATACCTCTCGTCGCGATAGTTCCTCGGCGTCAGTTCCACCATGCCCCGAACTTTTGGCGCCCGCTGGCGATTGGGAATGCGCCAAAGCGGCAGTCGAAAACGGTGCGGACGCGATTTATTTCGGGTTGGAACGCTTCAATGCCCGTATGCGGGCTCACAATTTTACCGAAGCCGACCTGCCAAAACTAATGGAGTTTCTCCACCTGCGCGGGGTGAAAGGCTACGTCACTTTTAACACGCTGGTTTTTGCCAACGAAATGGCCGATGCCGAACAATATCTGCGCTCGATTATTTCGGCCGGTGTCGACGCCGCCATTGTGCAGGATGTTGGGATTTGCCGGTTGATTCGCGAACTATCGCCTGACTTTCCAATCCACGGCTCCACCCAGATGACCATCACCAGCGCGGGTGGTGTGGAGTTTGCCCGCGATCTGGGATGTAATTTGGTGGTGCTCGCGCGGGAGTGTTCCATCAAGGAAATCGAAAAGATCCAGGCGGCACAAAGCGCGACGGAAACGAGTGCGGTTTCGGCTTTGCCCTTGGAGGTCTTTGTTCATGGAGCGTTATGCGTTGCTTATTCCGGCCAATGTTTAACCAGCGAATCCTTGGGGGGACGCTCAGCCAATCGCGGTGAATGTGCGCAGGCCTGCCGCATGCCTTATGAATTGGTATCAGATGGCAAAAACGTGCCGCTCGGCGACAAACGTTATCTGCTCAGCCCACAGGATTTGGCAGGATTGGAAGTATTGCCCGATTTGATTCGCACCGGCATGTCCTCGCTGAAGATCGAAGGCCGGTTGAAAGCGCCAGAGTATGTCGCCAATATCACCCGTGTCTATCGTCAAGCCTTGGACCGCGTTTACAAAGAGCTTATGGGTGGTGAGGCACCTGAGTCATCGCATGCCGCGAAATTAATGCAGCAAATCAACTCTGAATCCCGCTACAACCTCGAAATGGGGTTTTCGCGCGGCCTTTATACGGGATGGTTTCGCGGCATCAACAACCAGGAACTGGCGCACGCGCGATTTGGCAAGAAACGCGGGGTTTATCTTGGCGAAGTCGGCCGCATTCAGGGGGAACGAATCGCGTTGAAGCTGAAAGCACCGTTGAAGCCGGGTGATGGCGTGGTGTTCGATGCCGGGCATCCCGACCAGGACGAGGAAGGCGGGCGCGTTTATACCGTGGACGTTCGCGGCCAGGAATCGCTGATAGGTTTTGGTCATGGCGATGTGAATTTTCGCCGTGTGCACATTGGCGACAAACTCTGGAAAACCAACGACCCGGAACTGGATCGCAAGCTGCGCCAGAGCTTTGAAGGCGAGAAGCCGCAGTTTCAGCGCCCGATTTCATTTGAGGTTCATGGACTGGCTGGAAAACCGATGACGCTCATTGTTCGTGATGAGGTGGGCAATGTCGTTAAGGCTGAATCCACGATGCCGATGGAAGTGGCGCAAAATCAACCACTCAGCACAGAACGATTGCGTGAACAACTTGGTCGACTGGGAGGCACACCGTTCGTATTGGGCGAGCTGAAAAATCATTTATCCGGCTCAGTGATGTTGCCAGTGAGCGAGTTGAACAAGCTGCGTCGCGAAGTGGTAATAGAATTGGAGCGACTGCGCGTGCAACCGAAGCGCTGGACTCTCAACGCAGTCACTGAAGCAGCCGCAAACCTGAGTCTGCCAGATCAGTCGTCCCGGGCCGGCAACACGGATAAGACTTCAGAGTTAATCGTGCTCGCGCGCAACCTGGAGCAACTGGATGCAGCATTGAAATGTGGTGTGCAGACGCTTTATTGCGAGTTTGAAGATCCGAAAAAGTATCGCGAAGCAGTGTCGCTGGTGCATTGCGCCAGTGGCTGTGCTGCACCGAATCGAACAATCTGGGTCGCTCCGCCGCGCATCTTCAAGATGGGCGAAGAGTGGATCATGAAGATTGTCCGCTCCAGCAATGCTGATGGCTATTTGGTGCGCAATTACGATCATTTGAATTACTTTGCGGATTGCCGGCGCACTGGCGATTTCTCGCTCAACATTGCCAATCGTCTCACCGCGGATTATTTCAAGAATCGTTTTGGACTGGAGCGAGTGACGGCGTCGTATGATTTGAACTTCACGCAGCTGGAAGCATTGTTGAAATCCGCCCCGCCGGAATGGTTTGAGATCACCATTCATCAACACATGCCGATGTTTCATATGGAGCATTGTGTGTTCTGCGCGTTTCTCTCTGAGGGCACCGATTACTCCAACTGTGGGCGTCCGTGCGATAAGCATGACGTAAAACTACGCGACCGCGTCGGCGCGGAGCATCCATTGAAGGCGGACGCGGGATGCCGCAATACGGTATTCAATTCACTCGCCCAGACAGGTGCGGAGTATGTAGCGCGTATGATGGCTCTAGGCGCGCGTCATTTCCGTATTGAATTTTTGAACGAAACACCGGAACAAGTGGTGCAGACCATCACCAAATATCGTCAGTTGTTGCGTGGCGAAATCGAAGGCGCACAATTGTATCGTGAATTGAAGCTGCTGAATCAACTTGGTGTGACGCGTGGGCAGATGGCAGGGTAA
- a CDS encoding SDR family oxidoreductase produces the protein MRVLILGCGYVGLPLGAELVRQGHEVFGLRRSAEGEAEVKAAGIQSLAGDITKREDLARIPGPFDWVVNMVSSTKGGVEEYQQVYLQGTRNLIDWLALTPPKKFVYTSSTSVYGQTDGSSVKETSPVEPSSETSKVLVETEKVLMEAAQLRKLPAVILRVAGIYGPERGHLFQQYLKNEARIAGKGERIINMIHRDDLVGIIIAALKNGRSGEVYNVVDDEPVTQLHFFQWLAEALGKWPPPFATEEENAARKRGLTNKKVQNRRLKMELGYQFKYPTFRQGYTAEILRLERAGRLNIEPEPR, from the coding sequence ATGCGTGTGCTGATTTTGGGTTGTGGCTACGTCGGTTTGCCGTTAGGTGCCGAGCTGGTGCGACAAGGGCATGAAGTGTTCGGGTTACGCCGAAGTGCGGAAGGTGAGGCCGAGGTTAAAGCTGCAGGGATTCAATCGCTTGCCGGGGATATTACAAAGAGGGAAGATCTTGCCAGGATACCCGGGCCATTTGATTGGGTGGTGAACATGGTTTCTTCCACGAAGGGCGGGGTGGAGGAATACCAGCAGGTATATCTGCAAGGCACCCGTAACCTGATCGACTGGCTTGCCTTGACTCCACCCAAAAAATTTGTTTATACAAGCAGCACAAGTGTGTATGGACAAACGGACGGTTCTTCTGTAAAAGAAACCAGTCCAGTTGAGCCGTCCAGCGAAACCAGCAAGGTTTTGGTTGAAACCGAGAAGGTTTTGATGGAAGCCGCTCAACTCAGAAAACTTCCAGCGGTGATTCTTAGGGTTGCAGGTATCTACGGGCCAGAGCGCGGACATCTCTTTCAGCAGTATCTTAAGAACGAAGCCAGGATTGCCGGAAAAGGCGAACGGATCATTAACATGATTCATCGGGATGACCTGGTCGGCATCATCATTGCGGCATTGAAAAATGGGCGAAGTGGTGAAGTTTATAATGTAGTCGACGATGAACCGGTTACACAGTTGCATTTTTTTCAATGGCTGGCTGAGGCATTGGGTAAATGGCCGCCGCCATTCGCAACGGAAGAAGAAAATGCGGCACGAAAGCGCGGATTAACGAATAAAAAAGTGCAAAACCGCAGATTGAAAATGGAATTAGGCTATCAATTCAAATATCCCACGTTTCGGCAGGGTTACACCGCAGAGATTCTCCGTCTGGAAAGGGCGGGTCGGCTCAACATTGAGCCTGAACCGCGTTAA
- a CDS encoding BlaI/MecI/CopY family transcriptional regulator: protein MNNDKLQKVNMTKVPAISESEWKVMKVIWGMPPQPASQIIEALSDEDWHPNTIKTLLSRLHKKKAVGIQKDKNHYLYFATVSEADSVQVESESFLSRVFGGSVKPLLMHFVDKQKLSSSDLEELRKMLKQKQK from the coding sequence ATGAATAATGATAAGCTGCAAAAGGTAAATATGACGAAAGTTCCAGCCATATCTGAATCAGAATGGAAGGTGATGAAAGTCATCTGGGGTATGCCGCCACAACCGGCATCACAAATTATTGAGGCACTGTCAGATGAAGACTGGCATCCCAATACCATCAAAACATTGCTTAGCCGCCTGCATAAGAAAAAGGCGGTCGGGATACAAAAGGATAAAAACCACTATCTTTACTTCGCGACGGTGTCGGAAGCGGATTCCGTGCAGGTAGAGAGCGAATCTTTTCTTTCCCGCGTCTTTGGCGGGTCGGTGAAGCCGTTATTAATGCACTTTGTGGACAAGCAAAAGTTATCCTCCTCAGACCTCGAAGAGTTGAGGAAGATGCTGAAACAGAAGCAGAAGTAA
- a CDS encoding SRPBCC family protein, with protein sequence METLVSELWLPQKRERVFSFFANAKNLQTITPPWLDFQIANAGPIEMKVGAYIQYRLKVHGIPLGWTSEITAWNPPSRFVDEQRNGPYRTWIHEHTFEEKDGGTLIRDNVQYAAPGGKLIEWLFVGREVKRIFDFRSKKLRELFGNS encoded by the coding sequence ATGGAAACACTGGTATCCGAGCTGTGGTTGCCACAAAAACGCGAGAGGGTTTTTTCTTTCTTTGCGAACGCGAAAAATCTGCAAACGATCACACCGCCATGGCTGGATTTTCAAATTGCAAACGCAGGCCCGATCGAAATGAAGGTCGGTGCCTATATCCAATATCGGCTGAAAGTGCATGGAATCCCGTTGGGCTGGACGAGCGAGATTACGGCATGGAATCCGCCCTCTCGATTTGTTGATGAACAGCGGAACGGCCCCTATCGCACGTGGATACATGAGCACACCTTCGAAGAGAAGGACGGTGGCACACTGATCAGGGATAACGTGCAGTATGCCGCGCCCGGAGGAAAACTGATTGAATGGTTGTTTGTCGGTCGTGAGGTGAAGAGAATCTTCGATTTCAGGAGTAAAAAACTGCGTGAGTTGTTCGGTAACTCATGA